One stretch of Aquimarina sp. Aq107 DNA includes these proteins:
- a CDS encoding NUDIX domain-containing protein has protein sequence MNKRIDKLKSNVLSDKIFLLKEYTFDYKHTNTHAPEKHLREVYDHGDGASVLLYNLAKKTVVLTQQFRLPTFLNGNASGMSIEVCAGSLDGDTPEVCAKKEALEETGYAINSVEKVFSVYASPATMTEIAHLFIAEYTDEMKVENGGGLDNEEEYIDVLEIEFIRAFDMMQTGEIKDARTVMLLQFLKIKGIMES, from the coding sequence ATGAATAAAAGAATAGATAAATTAAAGTCCAATGTACTATCTGATAAGATATTTTTGCTTAAAGAATATACTTTTGATTATAAGCATACGAATACCCATGCTCCAGAAAAACATCTTCGAGAAGTATATGATCACGGTGATGGGGCTTCTGTTTTATTATATAACCTAGCAAAAAAAACAGTTGTGCTAACCCAGCAATTTAGATTGCCGACTTTCTTAAATGGTAATGCATCCGGGATGAGTATTGAAGTTTGCGCAGGATCTTTGGATGGGGATACTCCAGAAGTTTGTGCAAAAAAAGAAGCGCTTGAAGAAACAGGTTATGCTATTAATTCTGTTGAAAAAGTATTTTCGGTATATGCATCGCCAGCGACAATGACGGAAATTGCGCACTTGTTTATTGCTGAGTATACAGATGAAATGAAAGTGGAAAATGGAGGTGGATTAGACAATGAAGAAGAATATATTGATGTGCTAGAAATAGAGTTTATAAGGGCATTCGATATGATGCAAACTGGAGAAATTAAGGATGCAAGAACGGTTATGTTATTACAATTCCTAAAAATAAAAGGTATAATGGAATCTTAA
- the porV gene encoding type IX secretion system outer membrane channel protein PorV — MRKIIILGFVFLTLSNFKLKAQDQNRAITTATPFLLIAADARAAGLADQGVATSADAFSQQWNPAKYAFVAKQQGVGINYTPYLSNLVDDIFLGSVNYYNRFGQDGRSAVAASFRYFSLGDIEFRQGPNDEPNVQKPNELTLDVSYALQLSPTFSMGIAGRYLRSDLRLQGLGADASAAGSFGVDVAAFYRSEEIAYSSFNGRWRAGLNISNIGPKIKYDDAGQENFIPTTFRLGAGFDFLLDEYNRITPSLEFAKLLVPSPQDFDGDGDIDAEDNAEYQDISSFGAIFSSWGDADGGFSEELEEFTWSLGAEYVYKDVFSFRGGYFNEAEEKGARKFVSLGLGFKYTIVNLDVSYLFNASSVQSPLEGTLRFGLSFNFGEDFYDR, encoded by the coding sequence ATGAGAAAAATCATAATCCTTGGGTTTGTGTTTTTAACACTATCAAATTTTAAATTGAAGGCTCAAGACCAGAACCGAGCAATAACTACTGCTACACCATTTTTACTAATTGCTGCAGATGCAAGAGCAGCAGGTTTAGCTGATCAAGGAGTTGCAACTTCAGCGGATGCATTTTCACAACAATGGAATCCAGCTAAATATGCATTTGTTGCAAAACAACAAGGGGTAGGTATTAATTATACACCTTACTTAAGTAATCTAGTAGATGATATATTTTTAGGGAGTGTAAATTATTACAATCGTTTTGGACAGGATGGTAGAAGTGCTGTTGCTGCAAGTTTTAGATATTTCAGTCTAGGAGATATCGAATTTAGACAAGGTCCTAATGATGAGCCTAATGTTCAGAAACCTAATGAATTGACATTAGACGTTTCATATGCATTACAATTAAGTCCTACATTTTCTATGGGTATTGCAGGACGATATCTACGTTCTGATTTAAGATTGCAAGGTTTGGGAGCCGATGCAAGTGCTGCAGGAAGTTTTGGTGTAGATGTTGCTGCTTTTTATCGTAGTGAAGAGATTGCTTATAGCTCTTTTAATGGTAGATGGAGAGCTGGATTAAATATTTCTAATATTGGTCCTAAAATTAAATATGATGACGCGGGACAAGAAAACTTTATTCCTACTACATTTAGGTTGGGTGCAGGATTTGACTTCTTATTAGATGAGTACAATAGAATTACACCATCTTTAGAGTTTGCTAAATTATTAGTTCCTAGTCCACAGGATTTTGATGGCGATGGCGATATAGATGCAGAAGATAATGCAGAATATCAAGATATAAGTTCATTTGGAGCTATCTTTTCATCTTGGGGAGATGCTGATGGTGGTTTTAGCGAAGAATTAGAAGAATTTACCTGGTCTTTAGGAGCTGAGTACGTATATAAAGATGTGTTCTCTTTCAGAGGTGGGTATTTCAATGAAGCAGAAGAAAAAGGAGCGCGTAAGTTTGTATCTCTTGGACTTGGATTTAAATATACAATTGTAAATTTAGATGTTTCTTATTTATTCAATGCATCTTCTGTGCAGAGTCCGCTAGAAGGAACGCTTCGATTCGGTCTTTCATTTAATTTTGGAGAAGACTTTTACGATAGGTAA
- a CDS encoding SDR family oxidoreductase translates to MKNIIITGASRGIGYEMAKLFADEGHQVLALSRNEKPITALNHKNIHTFSFDLCNSSDLHKLKNYVTDSWNQVDILINNAGKLLNKPFGEISTQEFEEVYRVNVFGVAEITRLMLPHMTKGSHVVTVSSMGGIQGSMKFPGLAAYSSSKGAVITLSELLAEEYKESGVAFNVLALGAVQTEMLEEAFPGYQAPLTAIEMANYIKDFSLTANKFYNGKVLQVSSSTP, encoded by the coding sequence ATGAAAAACATTATAATTACTGGGGCGAGCAGAGGAATAGGGTATGAGATGGCTAAGTTGTTTGCAGATGAAGGACATCAAGTTTTGGCTTTATCTAGAAATGAGAAACCTATTACTGCTCTAAATCATAAAAACATCCATACTTTTTCTTTTGACTTATGTAACTCTTCGGATTTACATAAATTAAAAAATTACGTTACTGATTCTTGGAATCAGGTTGATATCTTGATTAATAATGCTGGTAAATTATTGAATAAACCTTTTGGTGAAATTTCTACTCAAGAATTTGAAGAAGTGTATCGAGTAAATGTTTTTGGTGTAGCAGAAATTACTAGACTTATGTTACCTCATATGACAAAAGGAAGTCATGTGGTTACAGTTAGTAGTATGGGTGGAATTCAGGGAAGTATGAAATTTCCTGGTTTAGCGGCATATAGTTCCAGTAAAGGTGCTGTTATTACACTAAGTGAATTATTGGCCGAAGAATATAAAGAAAGTGGTGTTGCATTTAATGTTTTGGCTTTGGGAGCAGTACAGACAGAAATGTTAGAAGAAGCATTTCCTGGATACCAAGCACCGCTTACGGCTATTGAAATGGCAAATTACATTAAAGATTTTTCGCTTACCGCTAATAAATTCTATAATGGTAAAGTATTACAAGTTTCTAGTAGTACGCCCTAA
- a CDS encoding M20/M25/M40 family metallo-hydrolase has translation MKQISLFIITLLFINCKEVTRAQSLASNVAASDVESIMNFLASDELGGRDTGSEGLEKAAKFIEEEFKKSGIDPYFDSYLNTFDAKGTETYNVVGYLKGTDPDLANQFVVIGAHFDHIGTGKEVNGDVIANGANDNAAGSTAVISLAKHFAKAKSNKRSILFVLFGAEERGLLGSSHLAKALREKNLDLYTMVNFEMIGVPLNDKSYKAYITGYEISNMADKMNEYSGKELIGFLPKAKEFQLFRRSDNYPFYEKFKVPCQTISTFDFTNYEYYHHVDDEVSEMNFEFMAELINDCIPAITKILNTSTKEIKLN, from the coding sequence ATGAAACAGATATCACTTTTTATTATTACACTTTTATTTATAAACTGTAAAGAAGTAACTAGAGCACAATCATTAGCATCAAACGTTGCAGCTTCTGATGTGGAAAGTATTATGAATTTTTTAGCTAGTGATGAATTGGGAGGTAGAGATACTGGTTCTGAAGGGTTAGAAAAAGCGGCTAAATTTATAGAAGAGGAGTTCAAGAAGTCTGGGATTGATCCATATTTTGATTCGTATTTAAATACGTTTGATGCTAAAGGGACCGAAACATATAATGTAGTTGGTTATTTAAAAGGGACAGATCCTGATTTAGCAAATCAATTTGTGGTAATTGGAGCACATTTTGATCATATAGGAACAGGAAAAGAAGTAAATGGAGATGTAATTGCTAATGGAGCTAATGATAATGCTGCTGGAAGCACTGCTGTTATTTCACTAGCAAAACATTTTGCAAAAGCAAAAAGTAATAAACGTAGTATTTTATTTGTATTGTTTGGAGCAGAAGAAAGAGGTCTATTAGGTTCTAGTCATTTGGCAAAAGCTTTAAGAGAAAAAAATCTTGACCTTTATACTATGGTAAATTTTGAAATGATAGGAGTACCATTAAATGATAAAAGTTATAAGGCTTACATTACTGGATATGAAATTTCTAATATGGCTGATAAAATGAATGAGTATTCAGGAAAAGAACTAATAGGTTTCTTGCCAAAAGCAAAAGAATTTCAATTGTTTAGAAGAAGTGATAATTATCCTTTTTATGAAAAGTTCAAAGTGCCTTGTCAAACGATTTCTACTTTTGATTTTACAAATTATGAGTATTATCACCACGTAGATGACGAGGTTTCCGAAATGAATTTTGAGTTTATGGCAGAATTAATAAATGACTGTATACCTGCTATAACAAAGATTCTGAATACATCAACAAAAGAAATTAAGTTAAATTAA
- the porU gene encoding type IX secretion system sortase PorU, which translates to MKKIIFFCALLISAFISAQKTVHVDIVWKNVEMNTSSTSFTVPGFDEENFEFQDDIGVRYTKFWEESAEINSRTARIENVVYKTISRADLKDLGVNLIPNELTYDIRSIKARNKKTGFISLLPVVKNGNAFKKVVSFDIVYQTTTSRANAKRAPISNSVLATGDWFRFYVDKTGVFKVTPAFLSSLGMDISSVNPNTIKIYGNGGRMLPLLNEENTEFDLRENAIQIVGGEDGNFSGDDYILFYGENTEGYSEENITNLNLYADKSYYYVTSGGSNSRRVSNYNEPTAAADIQINSFTDYQFYEIDEYNIVKVGRRWFGDRFDVQNNRNYNFDFPNLISSEPIELRVYGAATSTSVSSMNITVNGGQVGILSFGQISGTSLGSPRNITQDVTSSSDQVTVGLSYNNNGNPSAIGYLDFISLEANRGLIGTNSQMPFFYKDAPTLAGIGQYNISNASGISQVWDVTNPELISSVVNDNASSTLSFKATMGETRQYVAIVPTNYYDPLSDQTTRVDNQDIKGTIFLNNQGQFEDIDYLIVSNNDLLQSASRLADHHRTLNNYNVKVVTLDQIYHEFGSGKQDIAAIRNLVRYVYDNASNANERLKYLCLFGDASVDYKGLLLRENCADSNIVPTFQSLSSFSLVSSFATDDFFGSMDPAEGQMLSSDQLDIAVGRVLADTPQLADAMVTKIIDYNNEQSFGRWRNSVLLIADDVDVDWEETIQRNLDELGDDLVQRKPYLNLTKIYADAFEQESSASGSRYPKVNEAISNAIEKGAVAIDYFGHGGEDGLAKEFIFNKSDASELANTNKYPVFITVTCEFTKFDNPCRDSAGELTYWNTSGGAVGLISTTRDVIVTFGISVNDRLSGFLFPDTSDYPTIAEAVRQLKNSYTTNSRRVVFFFGDPAMKMAIPKPNIRLTTINDVPITQEVDTLKALSRIKISGEVVSESGTLLSDYNGVLSTTIYDKEVDRVTLANDNVRNSAGEIIKLNYETLGEIIFRGKASVTNGLFTFEFIVPRDIGIPVDTGRISFYASRNGVLENQTGVDQTILVGGLNENAPEDNVGPQIQLFMNDESFVSGGVTNDSPILIARLQDENGINTASGIGHDISAILDGDEANPFILNDFYETEIDDFTKGIVNFKFRDLEPGLHTLTFKGWDVYNNSSTQEIQFVVADASGFTLNNVLNYPNPFVSHTEFWFEHSSAINDVLEVQVQVFTVSGKVVWTDNQTLSGKTSYREDIQWNGRDDFGDKLGKGVYVYKISVKSTLTNQRVEKFEKLVIL; encoded by the coding sequence ATGAAGAAAATTATATTTTTTTGCGCCTTACTTATTTCTGCATTTATTTCGGCACAGAAGACAGTACATGTTGATATTGTTTGGAAAAATGTAGAGATGAATACTTCTAGTACTTCTTTCACAGTTCCGGGGTTTGATGAAGAAAATTTTGAATTTCAAGACGATATTGGAGTTAGATATACCAAATTTTGGGAAGAATCGGCAGAAATTAATTCAAGAACTGCGAGAATTGAAAATGTTGTTTATAAAACTATTTCTAGAGCAGATCTAAAAGACCTTGGTGTTAATCTAATTCCTAACGAACTTACATATGATATTCGCTCCATAAAAGCGAGAAATAAGAAAACCGGTTTTATTAGTCTTTTACCTGTAGTTAAAAATGGTAATGCTTTTAAAAAAGTTGTTTCTTTTGATATTGTTTATCAAACCACAACTAGCCGAGCAAATGCTAAAAGAGCTCCAATAAGTAATTCTGTTTTAGCAACAGGAGATTGGTTTCGATTTTATGTTGATAAAACGGGAGTTTTTAAAGTTACACCTGCTTTCTTAAGTAGCTTAGGTATGGATATTTCTTCGGTTAATCCAAATACTATAAAGATATATGGTAATGGAGGAAGAATGTTACCTTTATTAAATGAAGAAAATACAGAGTTTGATTTAAGAGAGAATGCGATACAGATAGTCGGAGGAGAAGATGGTAATTTTTCTGGCGATGATTATATTTTATTCTATGGTGAAAATACAGAAGGATATAGTGAGGAAAATATAACGAATCTAAATTTGTACGCTGATAAGTCATATTATTATGTAACATCAGGAGGTTCTAATAGTAGACGTGTATCTAATTATAATGAACCTACCGCTGCAGCAGATATTCAGATTAATTCATTTACTGATTATCAATTTTATGAAATAGATGAATATAATATTGTAAAAGTTGGAAGGCGTTGGTTTGGTGATCGTTTTGATGTCCAAAATAATAGAAATTATAATTTTGACTTCCCAAATTTAATTTCGTCAGAACCTATTGAGTTAAGAGTTTATGGAGCAGCTACTTCTACTTCTGTGTCCAGTATGAATATAACTGTTAATGGTGGACAGGTTGGGATCTTAAGTTTTGGGCAAATTTCAGGAACATCTCTAGGTTCACCGAGGAATATTACACAGGATGTTACTTCTAGTTCTGACCAAGTGACGGTTGGTTTAAGTTATAATAATAATGGTAATCCTTCTGCAATAGGTTATCTTGATTTTATAAGTCTTGAGGCTAATAGAGGACTAATAGGTACCAATTCCCAGATGCCATTCTTTTATAAAGATGCGCCTACCTTAGCAGGAATTGGACAATATAATATTTCGAATGCATCTGGTATTTCTCAGGTATGGGATGTAACGAATCCCGAATTAATAAGTAGTGTTGTTAATGATAATGCATCATCTACTTTAAGTTTTAAAGCTACAATGGGCGAAACAAGGCAATATGTAGCAATTGTGCCGACAAATTATTATGACCCGCTATCAGATCAAACTACAAGAGTTGATAATCAGGATATAAAAGGAACTATATTTCTTAATAATCAGGGACAGTTTGAAGATATTGATTATTTAATAGTTTCAAATAATGATTTGTTGCAATCCGCAAGTAGATTAGCTGATCATCATAGAACCTTAAATAATTATAATGTTAAGGTAGTGACACTTGATCAGATTTATCATGAATTTGGAAGTGGTAAACAAGATATAGCGGCAATAAGAAACTTAGTGCGATATGTATACGATAACGCTTCTAATGCAAATGAGCGGTTAAAATATCTTTGTCTTTTTGGAGATGCATCAGTTGATTATAAAGGTTTATTGTTAAGAGAAAATTGTGCGGATAGCAATATAGTTCCAACTTTTCAGAGTTTGAGTAGTTTTTCTTTAGTAAGTTCTTTTGCTACAGATGACTTTTTTGGGTCTATGGATCCTGCAGAAGGGCAAATGCTGTCAAGTGATCAATTGGATATTGCAGTCGGTAGAGTATTAGCAGATACACCACAATTGGCAGATGCTATGGTTACTAAAATTATTGACTATAATAATGAGCAGTCCTTTGGCCGATGGAGAAACTCTGTATTGCTGATTGCAGATGATGTTGATGTTGATTGGGAAGAAACTATCCAGAGAAATTTAGATGAGCTTGGCGATGATTTGGTTCAAAGAAAACCTTATTTAAACCTTACTAAAATATATGCTGATGCTTTTGAACAAGAATCTTCAGCATCCGGAAGTAGGTATCCTAAAGTGAATGAAGCTATTTCTAATGCAATAGAAAAAGGAGCTGTAGCTATTGATTATTTTGGACACGGTGGAGAAGATGGGTTGGCAAAAGAATTTATTTTTAATAAATCGGATGCTAGCGAATTAGCAAATACAAATAAGTATCCCGTTTTTATTACGGTTACTTGCGAGTTTACTAAGTTTGATAATCCTTGTCGAGATTCTGCTGGGGAATTAACCTATTGGAATACCAGTGGTGGGGCAGTAGGTCTAATTAGTACGACAAGAGATGTGATTGTAACTTTCGGAATTTCGGTTAATGATAGATTGTCAGGGTTTTTATTTCCAGACACTTCTGATTATCCAACTATTGCGGAGGCTGTAAGACAATTAAAAAATTCATATACTACCAATAGTAGAAGAGTAGTTTTCTTTTTTGGAGATCCTGCGATGAAAATGGCTATCCCTAAACCAAATATTCGTTTAACTACAATTAATGATGTGCCCATTACACAGGAAGTTGATACTCTTAAAGCGCTAAGTAGAATAAAAATATCAGGAGAAGTGGTAAGTGAATCAGGAACCCTATTATCTGATTATAATGGAGTGTTGTCTACTACTATATATGATAAAGAAGTGGATAGAGTTACACTGGCTAATGATAATGTTAGAAATAGTGCTGGTGAAATTATTAAGTTAAATTATGAAACATTAGGAGAGATTATATTTAGAGGGAAAGCATCTGTTACTAATGGTCTTTTTACTTTCGAATTTATAGTGCCTAGAGATATTGGTATTCCGGTTGATACTGGAAGAATAAGTTTTTATGCTTCTAGAAATGGAGTTCTAGAGAATCAAACTGGAGTTGATCAAACAATTTTAGTAGGTGGGCTTAATGAAAATGCTCCCGAAGATAATGTAGGTCCGCAAATTCAGTTGTTTATGAATGATGAAAGTTTTGTTTCTGGGGGTGTAACCAATGATTCTCCGATACTTATTGCTAGATTGCAAGATGAAAATGGCATAAATACTGCGAGTGGTATCGGTCACGATATTTCTGCTATATTGGATGGTGATGAAGCGAATCCATTTATTCTTAACGATTTTTATGAAACGGAAATAGATGATTTTACAAAGGGAATCGTTAATTTTAAATTTAGAGATTTAGAACCAGGATTGCATACGCTTACATTCAAAGGGTGGGATGTTTATAATAATTCTTCGACTCAAGAAATTCAATTTGTAGTGGCTGATGCTTCGGGTTTTACGCTTAATAATGTTCTTAATTATCCAAATCCATTCGTCAGTCATACCGAATTTTGGTTTGAGCATTCTAGTGCTATTAATGATGTTTTAGAGGTTCAAGTTCAGGTGTTTACCGTATCCGGAAAAGTGGTCTGGACAGACAATCAGACGTTGTCCGGAAAAACAAGTTATAGAGAGGATATTCAATGGAATGGGAGAGATGATTTTGGGGATAAATTAGGAAAAGGAGTATACGTATATAAGATATCTGTAAAATCAACGTTAACAAATCAACGGGTTGAGAAATTTGAAAAACTCGTAATATTATAA
- a CDS encoding cytidine deaminase, with product MKEIEIKSTLQVYDALEELPKDVQELMQQSFKIRDKAYAPYSEFLVGAALLLENGEVILGNNQENACYPSGLCAERVAIFSAGANFPGVPILRMALSAKSLKHQLITPTPPCGACRQAIAEYELNQKKPIEIYFMGETGKVVKSYSLANLLPLIFDNSYL from the coding sequence GTGAAAGAAATAGAAATAAAATCGACATTGCAAGTGTATGATGCTCTAGAAGAGTTGCCAAAGGATGTTCAGGAATTGATGCAGCAGTCCTTTAAAATTAGAGATAAAGCATATGCTCCATATTCAGAGTTTTTAGTTGGAGCTGCTTTATTGTTAGAAAATGGCGAAGTTATTTTGGGTAATAATCAAGAAAATGCTTGTTATCCATCTGGTTTATGTGCGGAGCGTGTAGCGATATTTTCGGCGGGAGCAAACTTTCCTGGAGTTCCAATTTTAAGAATGGCGCTTTCTGCAAAATCTTTAAAACATCAATTGATTACACCTACTCCTCCTTGTGGTGCTTGTAGACAAGCTATAGCAGAATATGAATTAAATCAGAAGAAGCCAATTGAGATATATTTTATGGGAGAAACAGGAAAAGTAGTTAAATCTTACTCTTTAGCTAATTTATTACCACTTATTTTTGATAATTCGTATTTATAA
- a CDS encoding pyruvate dehydrogenase complex dihydrolipoamide acetyltransferase, whose product MATVINMPRLSDTMEEGVVAKWLVKKGDKISEGDILAEIETDKATMEFESFYEGVLLHIGIEEGETAPVDQLLAIIGEEGEDISGLLNGDQGSQTETVKEDKAEETTPSASAAPAIPEGVEVITMPRLSDTMEEGTVATWLKKVGDSVEEGDILAEIETDKATMEFESFYNGTLLHIGIEEGQTAPVDQLLAIIGPAGTDVSAIKDGGAVAASASTKPVDTPTPKKEEKVTVASSSGSESSGGRIFASPLAKKIAADKGIDLAQVKGTGENGRIVKKDVESFTPSATESTPATSAAAPAVKAFTPAGEESFEEVKNSQMRKAIARGLSASKFTAPHYYLTIEVDMQNAMASRKHINELPDTKVSFNDMVVKSCAMALRKHPQVNTQWSDDVTKYAKHISIGVAVAVPDGLVVPVLPFTDQMSLTQIGANVKELAVKARNKKLTPQEMSGSTFTVSNLGMFGIQEFTSIINQPNSAILSVGTIVEKPVVRNGEIVVGNTMKVTLACDHRTVDGASGAQFLQTLKQYLENPVTMLA is encoded by the coding sequence ATGGCTACAGTAATTAATATGCCGCGATTGAGCGATACTATGGAAGAGGGAGTAGTCGCGAAGTGGCTTGTTAAGAAAGGAGACAAAATCAGTGAAGGAGATATCCTTGCAGAAATTGAAACCGATAAAGCAACTATGGAATTTGAATCTTTTTATGAAGGAGTATTACTTCATATAGGGATTGAAGAGGGAGAGACAGCTCCAGTAGATCAACTTCTTGCAATTATAGGCGAAGAAGGAGAAGATATTTCTGGTCTATTAAACGGTGATCAAGGATCACAAACAGAAACAGTAAAAGAAGATAAAGCTGAAGAAACGACTCCAAGTGCTTCTGCAGCTCCTGCAATTCCAGAAGGAGTAGAAGTTATTACAATGCCTCGGCTTAGTGATACCATGGAAGAAGGTACTGTTGCTACTTGGCTTAAAAAAGTAGGAGATTCTGTAGAGGAAGGAGATATCCTTGCAGAAATTGAAACTGATAAAGCTACAATGGAATTTGAATCTTTCTATAATGGTACCTTATTACATATAGGTATAGAAGAAGGACAAACTGCTCCTGTTGATCAATTATTGGCAATTATAGGTCCAGCTGGAACTGACGTTTCTGCTATAAAAGATGGAGGAGCTGTTGCGGCTTCTGCTTCAACAAAACCAGTGGATACTCCAACTCCTAAAAAAGAAGAAAAAGTAACTGTAGCTTCTTCATCAGGTAGCGAGTCATCTGGAGGAAGAATTTTTGCTTCTCCATTAGCTAAAAAAATAGCTGCAGATAAAGGAATTGATCTAGCGCAAGTAAAAGGTACTGGTGAGAATGGTAGAATTGTAAAGAAAGATGTAGAATCGTTTACACCTTCAGCTACAGAGAGTACTCCAGCTACTAGTGCTGCTGCTCCTGCAGTAAAAGCTTTTACTCCAGCAGGAGAAGAAAGCTTTGAAGAAGTTAAGAATTCTCAAATGCGAAAAGCAATTGCTAGAGGTCTTTCTGCTTCAAAATTTACTGCACCTCATTACTATCTTACTATAGAAGTTGATATGCAGAATGCAATGGCATCTAGAAAGCATATAAACGAATTACCAGATACTAAGGTGTCATTTAATGATATGGTAGTTAAGTCGTGCGCTATGGCATTAAGAAAACATCCACAAGTAAATACGCAATGGTCTGATGATGTAACTAAATATGCTAAGCATATAAGTATCGGAGTTGCTGTTGCTGTGCCAGATGGATTAGTAGTTCCTGTGCTACCTTTTACAGATCAGATGTCTCTTACACAAATAGGAGCAAATGTAAAGGAATTAGCAGTAAAAGCTAGAAATAAAAAGCTTACTCCTCAAGAAATGAGCGGAAGTACATTCACAGTTTCTAACTTAGGGATGTTTGGTATTCAGGAATTTACTTCTATAATTAATCAGCCTAATTCTGCAATATTATCTGTGGGTACTATAGTAGAAAAACCTGTAGTAAGGAATGGTGAGATTGTGGTTGGTAATACAATGAAAGTTACTTTGGCTTGTGATCACAGAACAGTTGATGGAGCGTCAGGTGCACAGTTTTTACAGACCCTAAAACAATATTTAGAAAACCCTGTAACTATGTTGGCGTAG
- the pdhA gene encoding pyruvate dehydrogenase (acetyl-transferring) E1 component subunit alpha translates to MKKVTKEVYLKWYEDMLFWRKFEDKLAQVYIQQKVRGFLHLYNGQEAILAGALHAMDLTKDRMITAYRNHVQPIGMGVDPKRVMAELYGKGTGTSQGMGGSMHIFSKEHRFYGGHGIVGGQIPLGAGLAFADKYHKRDAVTLTFMGDGATRQGSLHEAFNLAMLWNLPVVFCVENNGYAMGTSVERTANHTDIWKLGLGYEMPCGPVDAMNPIKVAEAMDEAITRARTGGGPTFLELKTYRYRGHSMSDAQKYRTKEEVAEYQKIDPITQILDIIKDKNYATDEEIAAIDKGVKAKVAECQKFAEESPFPEKNLMYDVVYEQEDYPFLSHKPQ, encoded by the coding sequence ATGAAAAAAGTAACTAAAGAAGTTTACCTGAAGTGGTATGAGGATATGCTTTTCTGGAGAAAGTTTGAAGACAAACTTGCTCAAGTTTATATCCAACAGAAAGTAAGAGGGTTTTTGCATTTATATAATGGCCAAGAAGCTATTTTAGCTGGTGCCTTACATGCAATGGACCTTACTAAAGATAGAATGATTACCGCGTATCGTAATCATGTTCAGCCTATCGGAATGGGAGTTGATCCTAAGCGAGTAATGGCAGAGTTGTATGGTAAAGGAACAGGGACATCTCAAGGAATGGGAGGATCTATGCATATCTTTTCTAAAGAACATAGATTTTATGGAGGACACGGTATCGTTGGTGGACAAATTCCTTTAGGAGCTGGTTTAGCTTTTGCAGATAAATATCACAAAAGAGACGCAGTTACTTTAACCTTTATGGGTGATGGAGCTACTCGTCAAGGTTCCCTTCACGAAGCTTTCAATTTAGCAATGTTATGGAATTTGCCTGTTGTTTTTTGTGTAGAAAATAACGGATATGCTATGGGAACTTCGGTAGAAAGAACCGCAAACCATACTGATATATGGAAACTTGGTTTAGGATATGAAATGCCTTGCGGACCTGTAGATGCTATGAATCCTATAAAAGTTGCTGAGGCAATGGATGAGGCTATTACTCGTGCAAGAACAGGAGGAGGACCAACTTTCTTAGAATTAAAGACATATCGTTACAGAGGTCACTCTATGAGTGATGCGCAGAAATATCGTACAAAAGAAGAGGTTGCAGAATATCAAAAAATAGATCCGATTACTCAGATATTGGATATTATAAAAGATAAGAATTATGCTACGGATGAAGAAATAGCAGCTATTGACAAGGGAGTGAAAGCTAAGGTTGCAGAATGTCAGAAGTTTGCCGAAGAATCTCCATTTCCAGAAAAGAACTTGATGTACGATGTAGTATACGAGCAAGAAGATTATCCGTTTTTATCACACAAACCACAATAA